A single genomic interval of Camelina sativa cultivar DH55 chromosome 11, Cs, whole genome shotgun sequence harbors:
- the LOC104722009 gene encoding photosystem II reaction center PSB28 protein, chloroplastic, with protein MACVRSIGSLSSLTHSPRDVPRSGIVVSSCSVLPIKGSSFTGSPVSLPRVQPSSRTALRPWKPVPITMMVKPALQFIQGTDEMTIPDVKLTRSRDGSNGMALFSFDQPSVFDSSGEVGEITGLYMIDEEGVIQSTDVNARFVNGKPEGIVAKHIMRSPKEWDRFMRFMERYSDQNGLQFVKK; from the exons ATGGCTTGTGTTCGGTCGATTGGGTCTTTGAGTTCTCTGACTCATTCTCCACGTGATGTTCCTCGCTCAG GTATAGTTGTATCTTCATGCTCTGTTTTACCAATCAAAGGCTCATCGTTCACTGGCTCGCCTGTGTCTCTCCCACGGGTACAACCCTCATCTCGAACAGCGCTAAGACCGTGGAAACCTGTCCCAATCACGATGATGGTAAAGCCGGCTCTCCAATTCATCCAAGGGACAGATGAGATGACGATCCCTGACGTTAAGCTGACTCGATCAAGAGACGGAAGTAACGGTATGGCACTCTTCTCATTCGACCAGCCATCGGTTTTTGACTCTAGCGGTGAAGTTGGGGAGATTACGGGATTGTACATGATTGATGAGGAAGGTGTGATTCAGTCGACTGATGTGAACGCTAGATTCGTGAATGGGAAACCTGAAGGGATTGTGGCGAAGCACATAATGCGATCACCGAAAGAATGGGATAGGTTCATGAGGTTTATGGAGCGGTACTCTGACCAGAACGGTTTGCAATTCGTTAAGAAGTAA